The nucleotide sequence TAACGGCCCTGGGACGGGCCGCTCTCACCCATGCGTCACCGGCGGCGGCCGGTTCTTGACATCATCGCCGAGAAATTCTCGTACCGGTCGGCTTCGCGTGGGCCGGGCGCATCCGTCCGGGGACTGAGGCGAGTGTCGCGCAGGTGTCGCAGCAGCAGCGCCGTGTAGATCCACGCGCCGGTGAGCACGACGTAGAGCAGCACGGTGCCGAATGGCGTCGTCAGGCAAGCCGCCGTGACCACCAGCGCGGCCGCCGCGCCGGCACAGCCCCAGGCCATGCCGGCTTGCGCGCGGTTGGCTCGCTGGCCGCCCGAGAGGCGGCGCCCGCCCCGCGCGAACCAGCGGGCCAACACGACGAGCAGCGCCACCACGACACGATCGAGAGGCCGAACCCAAGCCCGTGCAGATGGCCGTGGGTGGTGACGGTCTGCGGCAGGCCCGGCGGCGCGCCCGCGGGAAAGCCGTTCGACGGGTCGAGGGTGAACAGCCCGGCGACAACCTGGCCGAGCCCGTGGGCGGCCAGCAGCGCCGCGGCGGCGTATGCGGTCCGGCCGGTCAGGGCACGCACGAGGGCGGTCGCCGCGACGATGTGTGCCAACCCCATCAGCACGAAGTTCGCCTGCTGTAGCGGGCCGGTCGGACCGATGCTCAAGTAGCTGAACGCGTGCTCGGTGAGGTCGAGGCCCGGGTTGAACGGCAGCTGCACCGCACTGACGAGCAGGAACAGCGGGGCCGCGAGCACACCGGCGGTGAGCCGGATCCGGGCTGAGTCACGGACGGGTGCGACGGTGGTCATCGGCTCTCCCTGAGATCGCGAAGTCGCCGATCGCGGCGGCGAGGGCAGGCATGGACACGTTGTGGCCCTGACCGGGCAGGGTGAGCCGGGTGGCGTGTGGCAGGTGCCCGGCGAGCGCGTCGGCGGCGGCACCGGCGCCGGCGGGGCTCTTCCCGCCGTCGATCACCAGCACCGGCACGGGAACGTCCCGCCACGGCTGGGGATCCAGGGGACGCCCCGCGAGCGTCTCGCCCATGACCGCATGGTCGGCCGGAAGCGTGTGGGCCACGGCCGTGAGATCCCGCCAGAACGGCGCCAGGCGCATCAGCAGTACGGCCGGGGCTGGCGCGCCCATACCCCGCGTCATGAACAGGCGAACGGCCTTCGACCGCTTGCCCGCCGCGACCAGCCGGGC is from Phytohabitans houttuyneae and encodes:
- a CDS encoding DUF998 domain-containing protein — protein: MTTVAPVRDSARIRLTAGVLAAPLFLLVSAVQLPFNPGLDLTEHAFSYLSIGPTGPLQQANFVLMGLAHIVAATALVRALTGRTAYAAAALLAAHGLGQVVAGLFTLDPSNGFPAGAPPGLPQTVTTHGHLHGLGFGLSIVSWWRCSSCWPAGSRGAGAASRAASEPTARKPAWPGAVPARRPRWWSRRLA